A section of the Drosophila sechellia strain sech25 chromosome 3L, ASM438219v1, whole genome shotgun sequence genome encodes:
- the LOC6611055 gene encoding ribosome maturation protein SBDS translates to MSKIFTPTNQIRLTNVAIVRLKKGGKRFEIACYKNKVLSWRSNSEKDIDEVLQTHTVFTNVSKGQAAKKDELQKAFNKTDETEICKEILSKGELQVSEKERQSCLDTQLNSIVNSVAALCVNPETRRPYPASIIEKSLKDAHFSVKMNRNTKQNTLEAIKILKDHMPIERSRMKLRVSFAGKEGGGKLKESVVKLANAVEHEEWDEATLHLTLLIDPGQYRVIDELVRNETKGKGLLELLELKEVVESEELF, encoded by the exons ATGTCCAAAATATTCACGCCCACAAATCAAATACGCCTCACAAATGTCGCCATTGTGAGGCTAAAAAAAGGAGGCAAGCGATTTGAGATAGCCTGCTATAAAAATAAGGTCCTTTCGTGGAGGAGCAACAG CGAAAAGGACATCGATGAGGTCCTGCAAACCCATACCGTGTTCACCAATGTCTCCAAAGGACAGGCGGCCAAAAAGGACGAGCTGCAAAAGGCCTTTAATAAAACAGACGAGACTGAGATTTGCAAAGAGATCCTGAGCAAAGGAGAACTGCAGGTGTCGGAAAAGGAGCGCCAAAGTTGTCTGGACACGCAGCTAAATAGTATAGTTAACTCCGTGGCTGCCTTGTGTGTAAATCCAGAGACGCGTCGTCCATATCCAGCCTCCATCATCGAGAAATCCCTGAAGGATGCCCACTTCTCCGTTAAGATGAACAGAAACACCAAGCAGAACACACTGGAGGCCATCAAGATTCTCAAGGACCATATGCCCATCGAGAGGTCGCGCATGAAGCTGCGTGTTAGCTTCGCTGGAAAGGAGGGGGGCGGCAAGCTCAAGGAATCGGTGGTCAAGTTGGCCAACGCAGTGGAGCACGAGGAATGGGACGAGGCAACCTTGCACTTAACCTTGCTCATAGATCCTGGCCAATATCGTGTCATCGATGAGCTGGTGAGGAACGAAACGAAGGGCAAGGgactgctggagctgctcgagCTGAAGGAAGTTGTGGAGAGCGAGGAACTCTTCTAG
- the LOC6611056 gene encoding IST1 homolog isoform X2: protein MFSSGPNYNKLKTNLRLALNRLKLLEKKKAELTQKSRKEIADYLATGKTERARIRVEHIIREDYLVEAMEMVEMYCDLLLARFGLITQMKELDTGIAEPVASLVWVCPRLQSDIAELKIISDIFVTKYGPQFAEQSRTATGEHYVSEKLMHKLTLQAPPKLLVENYLIAIAKNYNIEYEPDPQVMQEDQPQQPHLIDLSDRNNLSGGGGAGGGGAAPPQMGFIGYPAMPALPDMPMPPSAKPFNYPPFGGGSGGGGGGGGGAPAGAYALPHPVQAPPPFAYNIPPNQPPPHAILPTKCAEEKDLNTNFIDRPKPENDPPPRYTSINPVNLQNANKPKPQPRSKLPPGNPTLPSAPPALDFPSLPNVPNDLPDIPGAGAEKKDDEDEIDFDDLSRRFENLKKRK, encoded by the exons ATGTTTTCCAGCGGCCCCAACTACAACAAACTGAAGACCAATCTTCGATTGGCTCTCAATCGCCTGAAATTGCTGGAGAAGAAGAAGGCGGAGCTGACGCAAAAGTCCAGGAAGGAAATAGCCGACTATTTGGCCACGGGAAAAACGGAGAGAGCGAGAATTCGCGTGGAGCACATTATCAG GGAGGACTACTTGGTGGAGGCAATGGAAATGGTGGAGATGTACTGTGACCTGTTGCTCGCCAGATTCGGCCTGATCACCCAGATGAAGGAGCTGGACACAGGGATCGCCGAGCCGGTGGCCAGCTTGGTTTGGGTGTGTCCCCGCCTACAGAGCGATATAGCCGAGCTGAAGATCATATCGGACATATTTGTGACCAAATACGGTCCACAGTTCGCCGAGCAATCGAGAACCGCCACTGGGGAGCACTATGTGTCCGAGAAACTCATGCACAAGCTGACGCTGCAGGCACCACCCAAGCTTTTGGTGGAGAATTACCTAATTGCCATTGCCAAGAACTACAACATCGAGTACGAACCGGATCCACAGGTTATGCAGGAGGATCAGCCACAGCAGCCGCATCTGATTGACCTCTCCGATCGGAACAACTTGAGTGGAGGGGGAGGTGCTGGCGGCGGTGGGGCTGCACCGCCCCAAATGGGCTTCATTGGCTATCCGGCCATGCCAGCACTGCCCGACATGCCGATGCCACCGAGCGCAAAGCCCTTCAATTACCCACCCTTCGGTGGAGGTagtggtggcggcggcggcggaggaggtggagcTCCAGCTGGAGCATATGCTCTACCCCATCCCGTGCAGGCACCGCCGCCGTTCGCCTACAACATACCGCCCAATCAGCCGCCACCGCATGCAATCCTGCCAACCAAATGTGCcgaggagaaggatctgaACACCAACTTTATCGAT CGCCCCAAACCCGAAAATGATCCGCCGCCGCGTTACACCTCCATTAACCCCGTAAATCTCCAG AACGCCAACAAACCGAAACCACAACCCCGATCCAAGCTGCCACCGGGTAATCCCACGCTACCAAGTGCTCCTCCGGCGTTGGACTTCCCCTCGCTGCCCAACGTTCCCAACGATCTGCCAGATATTCCGGGCGCAGGTGCCGAGAAGAAGGACGACGAGGATGAGATTGATTTCGATGACCTGTCACGTCGCTTCGAAAACCTCAAGAAGCGAAAGTGA
- the LOC6611056 gene encoding IST1 homolog isoform X1 yields the protein MFSSGPNYNKLKTNLRLALNRLKLLEKKKAELTQKSRKEIADYLATGKTERARIRVEHIIREDYLVEAMEMVEMYCDLLLARFGLITQMKELDTGIAEPVASLVWVCPRLQSDIAELKIISDIFVTKYGPQFAEQSRTATGEHYVSEKLMHKLTLQAPPKLLVENYLIAIAKNYNIEYEPDPQVMQEDQPQQPHLIDLSDRNNLSGGGGAGGGGAAPPQMGFIGYPAMPALPDMPMPPSAKPFNYPPFGGGSGGGGGGGGGAPAGAYALPHPVQAPPPFAYNIPPNQPPPHAILPTKCAEEKDLNTNFIDREANNTDGSGSPDENILRPKPENDPPPRYTSINPVNLQNANKPKPQPRSKLPPGNPTLPSAPPALDFPSLPNVPNDLPDIPGAGAEKKDDEDEIDFDDLSRRFENLKKRK from the exons ATGTTTTCCAGCGGCCCCAACTACAACAAACTGAAGACCAATCTTCGATTGGCTCTCAATCGCCTGAAATTGCTGGAGAAGAAGAAGGCGGAGCTGACGCAAAAGTCCAGGAAGGAAATAGCCGACTATTTGGCCACGGGAAAAACGGAGAGAGCGAGAATTCGCGTGGAGCACATTATCAG GGAGGACTACTTGGTGGAGGCAATGGAAATGGTGGAGATGTACTGTGACCTGTTGCTCGCCAGATTCGGCCTGATCACCCAGATGAAGGAGCTGGACACAGGGATCGCCGAGCCGGTGGCCAGCTTGGTTTGGGTGTGTCCCCGCCTACAGAGCGATATAGCCGAGCTGAAGATCATATCGGACATATTTGTGACCAAATACGGTCCACAGTTCGCCGAGCAATCGAGAACCGCCACTGGGGAGCACTATGTGTCCGAGAAACTCATGCACAAGCTGACGCTGCAGGCACCACCCAAGCTTTTGGTGGAGAATTACCTAATTGCCATTGCCAAGAACTACAACATCGAGTACGAACCGGATCCACAGGTTATGCAGGAGGATCAGCCACAGCAGCCGCATCTGATTGACCTCTCCGATCGGAACAACTTGAGTGGAGGGGGAGGTGCTGGCGGCGGTGGGGCTGCACCGCCCCAAATGGGCTTCATTGGCTATCCGGCCATGCCAGCACTGCCCGACATGCCGATGCCACCGAGCGCAAAGCCCTTCAATTACCCACCCTTCGGTGGAGGTagtggtggcggcggcggcggaggaggtggagcTCCAGCTGGAGCATATGCTCTACCCCATCCCGTGCAGGCACCGCCGCCGTTCGCCTACAACATACCGCCCAATCAGCCGCCACCGCATGCAATCCTGCCAACCAAATGTGCcgaggagaaggatctgaACACCAACTTTATCGAT CGTGAAGCGAACAACACGGATGGCTCGGGCAGTCCGGATGAGAATATTTTG CGCCCCAAACCCGAAAATGATCCGCCGCCGCGTTACACCTCCATTAACCCCGTAAATCTCCAG AACGCCAACAAACCGAAACCACAACCCCGATCCAAGCTGCCACCGGGTAATCCCACGCTACCAAGTGCTCCTCCGGCGTTGGACTTCCCCTCGCTGCCCAACGTTCCCAACGATCTGCCAGATATTCCGGGCGCAGGTGCCGAGAAGAAGGACGACGAGGATGAGATTGATTTCGATGACCTGTCACGTCGCTTCGAAAACCTCAAGAAGCGAAAGTGA
- the LOC6611056 gene encoding IST1 homolog isoform X3, whose protein sequence is MFSSGPNYNKLKTNLRLALNRLKLLEKKKAELTQKSRKEIADYLATGKTERARIRVEHIIREDYLVEAMEMVEMYCDLLLARFGLITQMKELDTGIAEPVASLVWVCPRLQSDIAELKIISDIFVTKYGPQFAEQSRTATGEHYVSEKLMHKLTLQAPPKLLVENYLIAIAKNYNIEYEPDPQVMQEDQPQQPHLIDLSDRNNLSGGGGAGGGGAAPPQMGFIGYPAMPALPDMPMPPSAKPFNYPPFGGGSGGGGGGGGGAPAGAYALPHPVQAPPPFAYNIPPNQPPPHAILPTKCAEEKDLNTNFIDREANNTDGSGSPDENILNANKPKPQPRSKLPPGNPTLPSAPPALDFPSLPNVPNDLPDIPGAGAEKKDDEDEIDFDDLSRRFENLKKRK, encoded by the exons ATGTTTTCCAGCGGCCCCAACTACAACAAACTGAAGACCAATCTTCGATTGGCTCTCAATCGCCTGAAATTGCTGGAGAAGAAGAAGGCGGAGCTGACGCAAAAGTCCAGGAAGGAAATAGCCGACTATTTGGCCACGGGAAAAACGGAGAGAGCGAGAATTCGCGTGGAGCACATTATCAG GGAGGACTACTTGGTGGAGGCAATGGAAATGGTGGAGATGTACTGTGACCTGTTGCTCGCCAGATTCGGCCTGATCACCCAGATGAAGGAGCTGGACACAGGGATCGCCGAGCCGGTGGCCAGCTTGGTTTGGGTGTGTCCCCGCCTACAGAGCGATATAGCCGAGCTGAAGATCATATCGGACATATTTGTGACCAAATACGGTCCACAGTTCGCCGAGCAATCGAGAACCGCCACTGGGGAGCACTATGTGTCCGAGAAACTCATGCACAAGCTGACGCTGCAGGCACCACCCAAGCTTTTGGTGGAGAATTACCTAATTGCCATTGCCAAGAACTACAACATCGAGTACGAACCGGATCCACAGGTTATGCAGGAGGATCAGCCACAGCAGCCGCATCTGATTGACCTCTCCGATCGGAACAACTTGAGTGGAGGGGGAGGTGCTGGCGGCGGTGGGGCTGCACCGCCCCAAATGGGCTTCATTGGCTATCCGGCCATGCCAGCACTGCCCGACATGCCGATGCCACCGAGCGCAAAGCCCTTCAATTACCCACCCTTCGGTGGAGGTagtggtggcggcggcggcggaggaggtggagcTCCAGCTGGAGCATATGCTCTACCCCATCCCGTGCAGGCACCGCCGCCGTTCGCCTACAACATACCGCCCAATCAGCCGCCACCGCATGCAATCCTGCCAACCAAATGTGCcgaggagaaggatctgaACACCAACTTTATCGAT CGTGAAGCGAACAACACGGATGGCTCGGGCAGTCCGGATGAGAATATTTTG AACGCCAACAAACCGAAACCACAACCCCGATCCAAGCTGCCACCGGGTAATCCCACGCTACCAAGTGCTCCTCCGGCGTTGGACTTCCCCTCGCTGCCCAACGTTCCCAACGATCTGCCAGATATTCCGGGCGCAGGTGCCGAGAAGAAGGACGACGAGGATGAGATTGATTTCGATGACCTGTCACGTCGCTTCGAAAACCTCAAGAAGCGAAAGTGA
- the LOC6611056 gene encoding IST1 homolog isoform X4, translated as MFSSGPNYNKLKTNLRLALNRLKLLEKKKAELTQKSRKEIADYLATGKTERARIRVEHIIREDYLVEAMEMVEMYCDLLLARFGLITQMKELDTGIAEPVASLVWVCPRLQSDIAELKIISDIFVTKYGPQFAEQSRTATGEHYVSEKLMHKLTLQAPPKLLVENYLIAIAKNYNIEYEPDPQVMQEDQPQQPHLIDLSDRNNLSGGGGAGGGGAAPPQMGFIGYPAMPALPDMPMPPSAKPFNYPPFGGGSGGGGGGGGGAPAGAYALPHPVQAPPPFAYNIPPNQPPPHAILPTKCAEEKDLNTNFIDREANNTDGSGSPDENILLPPGNPTLPSAPPALDFPSLPNVPNDLPDIPGAGAEKKDDEDEIDFDDLSRRFENLKKRK; from the exons ATGTTTTCCAGCGGCCCCAACTACAACAAACTGAAGACCAATCTTCGATTGGCTCTCAATCGCCTGAAATTGCTGGAGAAGAAGAAGGCGGAGCTGACGCAAAAGTCCAGGAAGGAAATAGCCGACTATTTGGCCACGGGAAAAACGGAGAGAGCGAGAATTCGCGTGGAGCACATTATCAG GGAGGACTACTTGGTGGAGGCAATGGAAATGGTGGAGATGTACTGTGACCTGTTGCTCGCCAGATTCGGCCTGATCACCCAGATGAAGGAGCTGGACACAGGGATCGCCGAGCCGGTGGCCAGCTTGGTTTGGGTGTGTCCCCGCCTACAGAGCGATATAGCCGAGCTGAAGATCATATCGGACATATTTGTGACCAAATACGGTCCACAGTTCGCCGAGCAATCGAGAACCGCCACTGGGGAGCACTATGTGTCCGAGAAACTCATGCACAAGCTGACGCTGCAGGCACCACCCAAGCTTTTGGTGGAGAATTACCTAATTGCCATTGCCAAGAACTACAACATCGAGTACGAACCGGATCCACAGGTTATGCAGGAGGATCAGCCACAGCAGCCGCATCTGATTGACCTCTCCGATCGGAACAACTTGAGTGGAGGGGGAGGTGCTGGCGGCGGTGGGGCTGCACCGCCCCAAATGGGCTTCATTGGCTATCCGGCCATGCCAGCACTGCCCGACATGCCGATGCCACCGAGCGCAAAGCCCTTCAATTACCCACCCTTCGGTGGAGGTagtggtggcggcggcggcggaggaggtggagcTCCAGCTGGAGCATATGCTCTACCCCATCCCGTGCAGGCACCGCCGCCGTTCGCCTACAACATACCGCCCAATCAGCCGCCACCGCATGCAATCCTGCCAACCAAATGTGCcgaggagaaggatctgaACACCAACTTTATCGAT CGTGAAGCGAACAACACGGATGGCTCGGGCAGTCCGGATGAGAATATTTTG CTGCCACCGGGTAATCCCACGCTACCAAGTGCTCCTCCGGCGTTGGACTTCCCCTCGCTGCCCAACGTTCCCAACGATCTGCCAGATATTCCGGGCGCAGGTGCCGAGAAGAAGGACGACGAGGATGAGATTGATTTCGATGACCTGTCACGTCGCTTCGAAAACCTCAAGAAGCGAAAGTGA
- the LOC6611056 gene encoding IST1 homolog isoform X5: MFSSGPNYNKLKTNLRLALNRLKLLEKKKAELTQKSRKEIADYLATGKTERARIRVEHIIREDYLVEAMEMVEMYCDLLLARFGLITQMKELDTGIAEPVASLVWVCPRLQSDIAELKIISDIFVTKYGPQFAEQSRTATGEHYVSEKLMHKLTLQAPPKLLVENYLIAIAKNYNIEYEPDPQVMQEDQPQQPHLIDLSDRNNLSGGGGAGGGGAAPPQMGFIGYPAMPALPDMPMPPSAKPFNYPPFGGGSGGGGGGGGGAPAGAYALPHPVQAPPPFAYNIPPNQPPPHAILPTKCAEEKDLNTNFIDNANKPKPQPRSKLPPGNPTLPSAPPALDFPSLPNVPNDLPDIPGAGAEKKDDEDEIDFDDLSRRFENLKKRK, translated from the exons ATGTTTTCCAGCGGCCCCAACTACAACAAACTGAAGACCAATCTTCGATTGGCTCTCAATCGCCTGAAATTGCTGGAGAAGAAGAAGGCGGAGCTGACGCAAAAGTCCAGGAAGGAAATAGCCGACTATTTGGCCACGGGAAAAACGGAGAGAGCGAGAATTCGCGTGGAGCACATTATCAG GGAGGACTACTTGGTGGAGGCAATGGAAATGGTGGAGATGTACTGTGACCTGTTGCTCGCCAGATTCGGCCTGATCACCCAGATGAAGGAGCTGGACACAGGGATCGCCGAGCCGGTGGCCAGCTTGGTTTGGGTGTGTCCCCGCCTACAGAGCGATATAGCCGAGCTGAAGATCATATCGGACATATTTGTGACCAAATACGGTCCACAGTTCGCCGAGCAATCGAGAACCGCCACTGGGGAGCACTATGTGTCCGAGAAACTCATGCACAAGCTGACGCTGCAGGCACCACCCAAGCTTTTGGTGGAGAATTACCTAATTGCCATTGCCAAGAACTACAACATCGAGTACGAACCGGATCCACAGGTTATGCAGGAGGATCAGCCACAGCAGCCGCATCTGATTGACCTCTCCGATCGGAACAACTTGAGTGGAGGGGGAGGTGCTGGCGGCGGTGGGGCTGCACCGCCCCAAATGGGCTTCATTGGCTATCCGGCCATGCCAGCACTGCCCGACATGCCGATGCCACCGAGCGCAAAGCCCTTCAATTACCCACCCTTCGGTGGAGGTagtggtggcggcggcggcggaggaggtggagcTCCAGCTGGAGCATATGCTCTACCCCATCCCGTGCAGGCACCGCCGCCGTTCGCCTACAACATACCGCCCAATCAGCCGCCACCGCATGCAATCCTGCCAACCAAATGTGCcgaggagaaggatctgaACACCAACTTTATCGAT AACGCCAACAAACCGAAACCACAACCCCGATCCAAGCTGCCACCGGGTAATCCCACGCTACCAAGTGCTCCTCCGGCGTTGGACTTCCCCTCGCTGCCCAACGTTCCCAACGATCTGCCAGATATTCCGGGCGCAGGTGCCGAGAAGAAGGACGACGAGGATGAGATTGATTTCGATGACCTGTCACGTCGCTTCGAAAACCTCAAGAAGCGAAAGTGA
- the LOC6611057 gene encoding radial spoke head protein 3 homolog B isoform X2 has product MPTIPKRDYKPNGGGKSSGMDFLSSGIKGTEVTEMQLKWHENPCPAPPCKQAFWWASHPKPIKIKGCPKPVVPPPEPYKNVMYDRRVIKGSNFGNASLVTDVDPFDKAAELRRRNMLRKRTMQCRNQRNVLGTPPPVKGRKHETIQTEKYLEKLVHRPPEFTIDTQTDLFLEKPPTPPFIPAKVGVDVSTEIGEGELCHFDAEAQPIIDVLVDACIEQSMLEVAHEMELTSLRRKQEEFLAQREAELAELRRLEAEELRLQAEKERRLRQDAIAKELDTEMQKSVTAAKLLQGHIASLVPEVLENIEPASDAVKKEQLMKSVCPWLSAEVAEEVGHIVDSREILTAIIQEIIKQRAEIYAGYKEPESEPSGPNAGICEEEGCAIDEMEACPCESETEMEECPEPPQPPPHL; this is encoded by the exons ATGCCGACGATCCCGAAGAGGGATTACAAGCCCAATGGTGGTGGAAAAAGTTCAGGAATGGATTTCCTCAGTTCCGGCATCAAGGGAACCGAAGTCACCGAGATGCAGCTCAAATGGCACGAGAATCCTTGTCCAGCGCCACCATGCAAACAGGCATTTTGGTGGGCCAGCCATCCGAAGCCGATCAAAATCAAAGGTTGCCCCAA GCCCGTCGTCCCGCCGCCGGAACCCTACAAGAACGTCATGTACGACCGTCGCGTCATAAAGGGCAGCAACTTCGGCAACGCCTCACTGGTG ACGGATGTGGATCCCTTCGACAAGGCCGCCGAATTGAGGCGCCGCAATATGTTGCGCAAACGGACGATGCAGTGCCGCAATCAGAGAAATGTCCTGGGCACTCCGCCGCCGGTCAAGGGGCGGAAGCACGAGACCATACAGACGGAGAAGTATCTGGAGAAGTTGGTGCATCGTCCGCCGGAGTTCACCATCGACACGCAGACGGACCTGTTCCTCGAGAAGCCGCCGACGCCTCCGTTCATACCGGCCAAGGTGGGCGTGGATGTGAGCACCGAGATCGGTGAGGGCGAACTCTGCCACTTCGATGCCGAGGCGCAGCCGATCATCGATGTCCTGGTGGACGCCTGCATCGAACAGAGCATGCTGGAGGTGGCCCACGAGATGGAACTGACCAGTCTGCGACGCAAACAGGAAGA ATTCCTGGCTCAGAGGGAGGCGGAACTGGCCGAGCTGCGCCGCTTGGAGGCTGAGGAGCTGCGCTTGCAGGCGGAGAAGGAGCGTCGCCTGCGCCAGGATGCGATTGCCAAGGAGCTGGACACTGAGATGCAGAAGAGCGTGACGGCGGCCAAGTTGCTCCAGGGACACATTGCCAGTCTGGTGCCGGAGGTGCTGGAGAACATTGAGCCAGCCAGCGATGCCGTCAAGAAGGAGCAGCTCATGAAGAGCGTCTGCCCGTGGCTGTCCGCCGAGGTGGCCGAGGAAGTGGGCCATATTGTGGACTCGCGCGAGATCCTCACCGCCATCATTCAGGAGATTATCAAGCAGCGTGCCGAGATCTATGCCGGCTACAAGGAACCTGAATCGGAACCATCCGGACCGAATGCGGGCATTTGTGAGGAGGAGGGCTGTGCCATCGATGAGATGGAGGCGTGTCCCTGCGAgtcggaaacggaaatggaggAGTGCCCCGAACCGCCGCAACCTCCTCCTCATCTCTAA
- the LOC6611057 gene encoding radial spoke head protein 3 homolog B isoform X1 yields the protein MPETEQQQHPAHSHPELKPDPQPVPELEHFTDNRPNRVQNFSFASSYPYAPGRVSSSSNSNTNYNSSNSYNAGGFNVQRYQSPYSFQHVVTNAFSVLRHQPSEEPEFDSYPTRPQQAIVRPIRREAGIADNRDNYVAEPAGNPPQRSHFSRSNQEVRSFADELSQKLRFLAPEEQNYGGRQSANSGAWMDPAMSQRPRFETTVPQGIFLPPPHEVQMIPATMLRRHVYAYSSYPMILQGYLTKEPGSESKEQKVTATRLNGVRATAAVAAATAAASKSSRNDSQSLAGGLHITKAQFQQQLQQRRSTSNKNNNSSSDKRPVVPPPEPYKNVMYDRRVIKGSNFGNASLVTDVDPFDKAAELRRRNMLRKRTMQCRNQRNVLGTPPPVKGRKHETIQTEKYLEKLVHRPPEFTIDTQTDLFLEKPPTPPFIPAKVGVDVSTEIGEGELCHFDAEAQPIIDVLVDACIEQSMLEVAHEMELTSLRRKQEEFLAQREAELAELRRLEAEELRLQAEKERRLRQDAIAKELDTEMQKSVTAAKLLQGHIASLVPEVLENIEPASDAVKKEQLMKSVCPWLSAEVAEEVGHIVDSREILTAIIQEIIKQRAEIYAGYKEPESEPSGPNAGICEEEGCAIDEMEACPCESETEMEECPEPPQPPPHL from the exons ATGCCAGAgacggagcagcagcagcacccaGCACACTCACATCCTGAACTTAAGCCAGATCCACAGCCAGTGCCCGAACTGGAGCACTTCACCGACAATAGACCAAATCGCGTGCAGAACTTCTCCTTTGCCAGCAGCTATCCCTACGCACCAGGACGCGTCTCGTCCAGCTCCAATTCCAACACGAACTACAACTCCTCCAACTCCTACAACGCCGGCGGTTTCAACGTCCAGCGCTATCAGAGTCCCTACAGTTTCCAGCACGTGGTGACCAACGCATTTTCGGTGCTGCGCCACCAGCCCTCTGAGGAGCCCGAGTTCGATTCCTATCCAACGAGACCCCAACAGGCCATCGTGCGTCCGATTAGACGTGAGGCGGGCATAGCGGATAACCGGGACAACTATGTAGCAGAGCCAGCTGGGAATCCTCCACAGCGATCGCACTTCTCGCGCAGCAACCAGGAGGTGCGCAGCTTCGCCGATGAGCTGAGCCAGAAGCTGCGCTTCCTGGCGCCAGAGGAGCAGAACTACGGCGGTCGTCAGAGCGCCAATTCCGGCGCCTGGATGGATCCAGCGATGTCGCAGCGACCACGATTCGAGACCACAGTGCCGCAGGGCATCTTCCTGCCGCCACCGCATGAGGTCCAGATGATACCGGCCACCATGCTGAGGAGGCATGTCTATGCCTACTCCTCATATCCCATGATCCTCCAAGGGTATCTCACCAAGGAACCCGGCAGTGAGAGCAAGGAGCAGAAGGTGACCGCCACCCGGCTGAACGGAGTGCGTGCCacggcggcagtggcagcggcCACAGCTGCGGCCTCCAAATCCTCGCGTAACGATTCGCAATCCCTTGCCGGTGGACTCCACATCACCAAGGCTCAGTtccaacaacaactgcaacagcgTCGCTCcaccagcaacaaaaacaataacagcagcagcgacaaaaG GCCCGTCGTCCCGCCGCCGGAACCCTACAAGAACGTCATGTACGACCGTCGCGTCATAAAGGGCAGCAACTTCGGCAACGCCTCACTGGTG ACGGATGTGGATCCCTTCGACAAGGCCGCCGAATTGAGGCGCCGCAATATGTTGCGCAAACGGACGATGCAGTGCCGCAATCAGAGAAATGTCCTGGGCACTCCGCCGCCGGTCAAGGGGCGGAAGCACGAGACCATACAGACGGAGAAGTATCTGGAGAAGTTGGTGCATCGTCCGCCGGAGTTCACCATCGACACGCAGACGGACCTGTTCCTCGAGAAGCCGCCGACGCCTCCGTTCATACCGGCCAAGGTGGGCGTGGATGTGAGCACCGAGATCGGTGAGGGCGAACTCTGCCACTTCGATGCCGAGGCGCAGCCGATCATCGATGTCCTGGTGGACGCCTGCATCGAACAGAGCATGCTGGAGGTGGCCCACGAGATGGAACTGACCAGTCTGCGACGCAAACAGGAAGA ATTCCTGGCTCAGAGGGAGGCGGAACTGGCCGAGCTGCGCCGCTTGGAGGCTGAGGAGCTGCGCTTGCAGGCGGAGAAGGAGCGTCGCCTGCGCCAGGATGCGATTGCCAAGGAGCTGGACACTGAGATGCAGAAGAGCGTGACGGCGGCCAAGTTGCTCCAGGGACACATTGCCAGTCTGGTGCCGGAGGTGCTGGAGAACATTGAGCCAGCCAGCGATGCCGTCAAGAAGGAGCAGCTCATGAAGAGCGTCTGCCCGTGGCTGTCCGCCGAGGTGGCCGAGGAAGTGGGCCATATTGTGGACTCGCGCGAGATCCTCACCGCCATCATTCAGGAGATTATCAAGCAGCGTGCCGAGATCTATGCCGGCTACAAGGAACCTGAATCGGAACCATCCGGACCGAATGCGGGCATTTGTGAGGAGGAGGGCTGTGCCATCGATGAGATGGAGGCGTGTCCCTGCGAgtcggaaacggaaatggaggAGTGCCCCGAACCGCCGCAACCTCCTCCTCATCTCTAA